A region of the Roseiflexus sp. RS-1 genome:
GAGCGTCCCTTCAGCCGTGCCACCTCATCCCGCAGATTCTGGTTTTCAACCCGCAGGGCGGCGTTCTCAGCCGCCAGCGTCTCGATGACGTTCAGCAACTGGATCACGATCTGGCGGGTTGCCAGATCGGCAATGCTGTCGGGGTTGAGGTCAGGTATCTGCATATGTTGGTAGTCTACCAGATCTTGGCTCCGCCGTCACCCGCTGCCCAGCAGTTTTGGAGAGGATACGTATCACAAGGAGGTTTGGACATGTGCCCCCCGGAAACCCTCGCCAGCATGCGGTCCCCTGAGATCAGCCGACGCAACCTGCTCAAGTTTGGTCTGGGCGCCGCCGTCGCTGCGGCATTGCCGGTCGGTTCGGCGCACGCGGCGACTGTGCGGCGCACCACGTTTCGCAACGTAGCGGACCTGACCCACGTCCTTGGCACACAGTTTCCGCTCTTCCCTGGAGCGGCGCCGTTCCGCATTCAACAGGCGGTCTCGCACGATAAAGATGGCTATTACGGGAGCATCCTGACCTACTGGGAGCATTCAGGCACCCACATGGACGCACCGGTGCATTTCGCCCCCAATGGGTTGTTTGTCGATCAGCTGCGCATCGAGAACCTGGTCGTGCCAGCGGTGGTGATCAACATTACCGAAAAGGTGCGCCGTGATCCAGATGCGGTGGTGACGCCGGACGATATTCGGGCGTGGGAGCGGCGTTATGGGCGCATTCCCGACAACGCCGCCGTGCTCATGGCGAGCGGCTGGGGAGCGCGCGCCGGTTCGGTCGAGGCGTTTCGCAACACCGACAGCAGCGGGGTGATGCACTTCCCCGGCTTTGGCAAGGAGGCGATTGACTTCCTGTTGACCGAACGGCGCATTTCGGGCATCGGGGTGGATACCCTGAGCCTCGACCATGGTCCTTCGACGACGTTTGCCGTGCATTATACGATTCTCCCGACCAACCGGTGGGGATTGGAGAACCTGGCAAATCTGGAGTCAATCCCGCCAAGTGGCGCAACGCTCTTCGTGGGCGCGCCGAAAATCGCGTCCGGTTCCGGTGGACCGACGCGCGTCATGGCGGTCTGGTAATCATCAAATGATGACCGTGTCGAACTCCTGCACACCCGTCATCCCCATCCGCGCCATGCCCATGTCGCGGAAGCGGCGCTCCTGGTGCGTGGCGCGCACCAGGTCGTAGATCTCATCGCGCCGCTGGGGATCGTCGAAACTGCGGGCAAGACGTTCGAGGCGCAGGCGCTGTTCTGGTGCAGTGGTCAACCGGTACATCGGTTGACCGCAGCACTCCACCCGGTTCAGCAACCCGGCGCCTGCCAGTTCATCGAGGGCGTCGGCGATTGCCCAGGGGCTTTCACGCAGGCGTTGCTGCGCTGTAGCAGCACTCATGCGCAACCAGGGATATTCAGCGAATAGCAGAACGAGGCGCAGTTTCAACAGCGAGTCGATCTGTCCAGGGGAAACAAGCCCGGATTCATAGCGTTCCATCGCTCACCTCATTGTGAGAACTGTTGCAAGGCGACATCGCCTTGTCTCCAGATTGGGCGGATGCGGTCAATCGTCCGTGCCCGTTCCGCCACAACGATGTCGATTGCGGAAACACGAAAGACTCACGCAGTATCAGGAGTGACCCGTGCATTTCCCCCAAATGCGGTCTAAGCGCCAGCATTGAACGCTTATCTCCCGAGATATGTGTATCGTAACACGCGCTCCGCCAGGAGAGGGGCGGAACGTCGCTACACACAGTAAACATTCCTCAACACACGTCCATTTTCGGTTGTTTACCTGTGGCAACTCCCACAAACTATAGCGAGGAAGCATTACTCTCCGTTGTGTCTTCTTTACCCCCCGGCTTCCTGGTGCAGCGTATACTACAAGCGTGCTACACAGCGCTCTGCGTTCCTTGTCTGTCATATCTCTCGCCAGAGTCGGCTGACATGCCTGCATCCGCCGGGCCGTCTCTGCGTCACACGCTCTGGCTTGCGAGGAGGACCATATGAAACGGAGTTGGGTCACGCTGGAGGGCAATGAGGCTGCCGCCAGCATTGCGTACCGCCTGAGTGAAGTCATTGCTATTTATCCGATCACACCTTCCACGCCCATGGGTGAACTGGCGGATGCCTGGGCTGCCGCCGGAAAGCCAAATTTGTGGGGCACGACGCCCCTGGTCATCGAGATGCAGTCGGAAGGCGGCGCGGCCGGCGCCTGTCATGGAGCATTGCAACGCGGCGCGCTGACGACGACCTTCACCGCATCGCAGGGATTGCTGTTAATGATCCCGAACATGTACAAAATCGCCGGTGAACTGACCTCAACCGTCTTTCACATTGCGGCGCGCTCGATTGCGACCCATGCGCTGTCGATCTTCGGCGATCATCAGGATGTGATGGCGACACGTCAGACGGGATGGGCGCTGCTGGCCTCCTCGTCGGTGCAGGAAGCGCACGATCTGGCGCTGGTGGCGCACGCGGCGACGCTCAAGGCGCGCGTGCCATTCCTCCACTTCTTCGACGGGTTCCGCACGTCGCACGAGATCAATAAGATCGAGCAACTGACGGATGACGACCTGCACGCAATGATTGACCCGGCGCTGATTGCGGCGCATCGTATGCGCGCCCTTACCCCTGATCAGCCGGTCATTCGCGGCACGGCGCAGAATCCCGATGTGTACTTCCAGGCGCGTGAGACGGTCAACCCCTTCTATGCAGCAACGCCGGGCATCGTTCAGGAAACGATGGATCGGTTCGCACAGTTGACGGGACGCGCCTATCACCTGTTCGACTACACAGGCGCGCCGGATGCCGAGCGCGTGATTGTGATCATGGGTTCTGGTGCGGAAACTGCGCGCGAGACGGCGACGTTTCTGGCGGAACGCGGCGAGAAGGTCGGGGTTGTCTCCGTGCGTCTCTATCGTCCGTTTTCGGTGGCGCACTTCGTGGCGGCGTTGCCGACGACGGTGCAGCGCATTGCGGTGCTTGACCGCACGAAGGAGCCGGGCAGCAGCGGCGAGCCGCTCTACCTCGATGTTGTAACGGCAATGGCGGAGAGTGGTCGTCATCTGCCGGTAATCGGCGGCAGGTATGGTCTGGCATCCAAGGAGTTCACTCCCGCCATGGTGAAGGCGGTGTTCGATGAACTGGCGAAGGATCAGCCGAAGAACCATTTCACGGTCGGCATCATCGACGATGTGAGCCACACCAGCCTGGATGTCGATCAGTCGTTCTCGATTGAGTCGCCGCGCACGGTGCGCTGTCTGTTCTACGGGTTGGGCGCTGATGGCACGGTTGGCGCCAATAAGAACTCGATCAAGATCATCGGCGAAGAAACCAACAACTACGCGCAGGGGTACTTCGTCTACGACTCGAAGAAATCCGGTTCGATGACCGTGTCGCACCTGCGCTTCGGACCCGATCCGATCCGCGCGCCGTACCTGATCGAGCGGGCGAATTTCGTCGCCTGCCATCAGTTCTCCTTCCTCGAACGCATCGATGTGCTGAAAGCGGCTGAACCCGGCGCGGTCTTCCTGCTGAACAGCATGTATGGACCGGACGAGGTCTGGTACCACCTGCCGCGCGAAGTGCAGGACGACATTGTGCGCAAGAAGTTGAAGTTCTATGTGATCGACGGTGACCGGGTGGCGAAAGAGAGCGGCATGGGGCGGCGCGTCAACACTGTGATGCAAACGGCATTCTTCGCCATTTCGGGCGTGCTGCCGCGTGAGGACGCGATTGCCGAGATCAAGCGCAGCATTAAGAAGACCTATGGCAAACGCGGTGAGGCGGTGGTGCAGCAGAACTACCGCGCCGTCGATGCCGCGCTTGCACACCTGTACCAGGTGGATGTTGAAAAATTCGCCGGGTTCCGGTCGCCGTTCACCCGCCGACCGCCGGTGCCTGAACAGGCGCCAGAGTTCGTGAAAGAAGTGCTTGCTCCAATGATCGCCTATGAGGGCGACTCGCTGCCGGTGAGCAAACTGCCGGTCGATGGCTCCTTCCCCACCGGCACGGCGGCGTGGGAAAAGCGAACAATCGCGCTGGAGGTGCCGGTCTGGGAACCCGACATCTGCATCCAGTGCGGCAAATGCGCCTACGTCTGCCCGCACGCAGTCATCCGCACGAAGGTGTACGAACCGGCGCTGCTCGAAGGTGCTCCCGAAACGTTCCTCAGCGCCGAAGCGCGCTTCAAGGAATTCCCCGGTTACAAATACACCCTGGCGATTTCGTCGGAAGACTGCACCGGATGCGGGCTGTGCGTCGAGGTGTGTCCGGCGAAGGACAAGCGACAGGTCGGGCGTAAGGCGATCAACATGAAACCGCTGGTCGAGGTGCGTGAGCGTGAGGTGCGCAACTGGAATTTCTTCCTGAGCATCCCTGATGTGCCGCGCACATCGTTGCACGTCGGGTCAATCAAGAACTCGCAGTTGCTTCAACCGTTGTTTGAGTTCTCCGGCGCGTGCGCAGGGTGCGGCGAGACGCCGTATATCAAACTGCTGACGCAACTGTTCGGTGATCGCTTGCTGATAGCCAATGCGACTGGTTGCTCGTCGATCTACGGCGGCAACCTGCCGACGACGCCGTACACGAAGAATGCCGAAGGGCGTGGTCCTACATGGTGCAACTCGCTCTTTGAGGACAATGCTGAGTTTGGTCTTGGCATGCGTCTGGCGCTCGACCAGCAGATCGAGCACGTGCGCGAACTGCTGCCGCTGTTTGCGCCGGTCGTCGGGCAGGACCTGGTCGATGCCCTGTTGAACGCCGATCAGAGCACCGAGGCAGGCATTGCCGCGCAGCGTGAGCGGGTCGAATTGCTGAAACAGCGTCTCCATACGCTGGATCGCAGCCAGTTCCCGGATGTTGTGGAGCGTGAGCACGAACTGCTCAGCCTGGCAGACGTCCTGGTGAAGAAGAGCGTCTGGATCGTTGGCGGCGATGGTTGGGCGTATGACATCGGCTACGGCGGACTCGACCATGTGCTGGCGTCGGGGTACAAGGTCAATGTCCTGGTGCTTGACACTGAAGTGTACTCCAACACGGGCGGGCAGGCGTCGAAGTCCACCCCGATCGGCGCGGTGGCGAAGTTTGCCGCAAAGGGCAAATCCTCGCCAAAGAAGGATCTCGGTCTGATCGCAATGGCATACGGAAATATCTATGTGGCGCGGGTGGCAATGGGCGCCGATGACGTGCAGACGCTGCGCGCCTTCATGGAGGCTGAGGCGTATGATGGCCCATCGCTGATCATCGCCTATTCGCACTGCATTGCTCATGGCATCGATATGCGCAAGGGTCTGGATCAGCAGAAACTGGCGGTTCAGACCGGCTACTGGCCACTGTACCGCTACAATCCGAGTCTGGCAGCTGAAGGGAAGAATCCGCTGATTATCGACTCGAAAGATCCATCGCTGCCGCTTGAGAAGTTCATCTATAACGAGACTCGTTATCGCATGCTGGTGCAGAGCGATCCAGAGCGTGCTGAGATGCTTCTCCATCAGGCGGAGGCGTCGGTTCGCGCGCGCTGGCAGCACTATAAGGAGTTGGCGGCGCTCAGTGAGGTGAGAGCGGAGCGCGACGGGCATTAGGGGAGAGGGGAGAGGCGCGGGGTGATGTCGAGGCGCAGCGCCGCTGCGCCCGTACAGGGGGGTGTGCGCGGGGCGAGGCGATGTCGAGGCGCAGCGCCGCTGCGCCCATACCCCTAACTCCCGGTTCTCAGTTCTTCCCCAATCACTGCCAGCGCCCGGCGCGCAACGTCGGCAGGCGCGCCGGCGCCATCAATGCGCCGCAAGAGACCCTGACCGGCATAGTACGCTATCAACGGTGCGGTCTGCTGATGATAGGCAATGAGGCGCTGACGCACAATTTCGGGGCGGTCATCATCGCGCTGCACCAGTCGTCCGCCGCGCTCACGGCAACGCATGATGCTGGCAAGGTCGTCGATGTGGACAGGGAACGGTTCACCGGCGCCTTCACAAATGCGCCGCCCGCCCAACCGGCGCACCACCTCTTCATCAGAAACTTCGATGGCGATCACCATGTGCAATGTCCGATCACAGTCTGCCAGCATTGCGGCAAGACCAAGCGCCTGGCGCATGGTGCGCGGGTAGCCATCGAGCAGAATGCCTTCGTCAGGGTCCAGGGTTTCCAGACGGGCGCGCAAGACCCGATCCATCAGCGAGTCGGGCGCCAGGTCGCCGCGTTCGAGCAGTGGCGCAACTTCGCGCCCGATCCGGGTGCGGGCGCCGATCTCGGCGCGCAGCAGTGCGCCGGTGGAGATCGGAACCAGCGGGAGTTGATGAACGAGTTCTTCGGCAATCGTGCTCTTCCCGGCGCCGGGCGGTCCCAGGAGCACGATATTGAGCGCAGCAGTCATATCTTTTCCTTGCACACGCAGCGACGCCCTTTATCCCCCGTCGGATTGTTCGAGCGGCGTATTCCGTGGCAGTGTTGCAGCTTGCAGGCGATCAAGGCGTTGTTCAAACGCTTCGAGTGCTGCGATCAGGTGATCCTGACGGATCGCGGCAGTGACATCGCCGCGGGTGCGTTCGAGCACTGCGCGCAGCGCATCGGTCGTGCGGCGCAAGCCGCCGGTCACGGCCTCCGGGTAGTCGATCGTGATGAGCAGGCTATAGATATCGTCCATAATTGCCAGCAGCGCCACGCCGTGCGCAGTCGCGCCAGCGCGCATGCTATCGAGAATAGCACGGCGCAATTCCGAAGCCGCTTCAGCCAGACCATTGAGGTACGCCGCAGCATCGACTCCGAGCGACGCCGCATCGGGCGGCGGGTCGCCGTGGAGGAAGGCATACACCAGCGCGGCTTCGGCATACTCCTTGAGCGCGTCCTGGGAATAGCCAGCATACAGGAGATCGGGATGGTCGGCGAGGCTTTCGCGCAGCGCGCGCGCTGACGCGCTGGCTTCCGCCAGCAACGCGGCGGCTTCAGTGAATTCCCGGCGATGGACGGCACGAATGGCGTTGGCGCACTGGCGCGTCAGCGCGCGCGCCAGGGTGAGCGCCTGTTCACGCGCGGTATGGCTCGCTTCGATCTGCGCGACAGCAGCAGCAACAACGGTTTCGATGGCGTTCATAGCCTTCCTTTACACGACCTCTGAGATTGGAGACGCCTGCGCGGAATAGGCGTTTATTCGACATACCCGTCCAGGGACTCGTGCTCTGAGTAACACGCATTATAGTTGATGCAGTAACGGATGGAGAATCTCAACGCGTCCGGCTTTCCTCCGAAAGCGTATGCTATACTGAAACTCCTGTTTGCAACGCCTTCATTTTGAGAGAAAGATACGCCCTATGATCAACCGGCAATCTCGCAATTCACGATGCGCGGTGGATGTCATACCGGTGCGCACGGTTGACTGGCGTCGCTTGCTGCACTATCTGCACCCGTATCGTCGCCACATGCTGGGTGCGCTGCTGGCGCTTGCGGGGGCAAGCGCGATCAATCTCGGTTTTCCACTGGTCATCGTGCAGTTGCTGGAGGCTGTTTTGCAGCAGGGCGACCAGACGTTGCTGACGAATCTGACGCTGGCGTTGATCGTCCTCTTTTTTGTGCAGGCGTTCCTGACGTTTCTCCAGGGGTATATCTTGAACGTCGTCGGTGAGCGGATCGTGCTTGATATGCGGGTTCAGTTGTACCGCCACCTGCACACGCTCTCGTTGAGTTTCTTTGCCAGCCAGCGCGTCGGCGAAATCGTGTCGCGCATCTCCAGCGATGTTACACAGGTGCGGTCGATCCTGACGAATAATGTCACCCAATTCCTTTCGAGCATCGTCGCGCTGTTCGGTGCGATCATCATCGTCTTTCTGCTCAATCCGCGCCTGGTGGGGTTTGTGCTGGCGCTGGCGATCAGCGTCGTCACCGTGGCGGCGGTCTTTGGTCGCTGGCTGCAACGCTTCAGCACCCGGGTGCAGGATGAACTGGCAGATGCGACGGTGGCGGTCGAAGAGGGGTTGCAAGGGGTGCGGGTGGTCAAAAGTTACGTCCGTGAGTCGTATGAAACCGGGCTTTATGAGCGCGCGATGCAGCGCACCCTGAAAGCGGCGCTGCGTCTGGCGCTGCTGCGATCGGCATTTGGCGGACTGATGGCGTTCCTGGGGTTCAGCGGCATCGCGGCGATCCTGTGGTTCAGCGGCAGCGAGGTGCTGGCGGGGCGCATGTCATTTGCGACGATCAGCGGTTTTCTGATCTATGCGATTACCATTGGCGCCAGCCTGGCGCAACTCTCCGGGTTGTACGGTCAGTTCCGCGAAGCAGTGGGCGCAGTGCGGCGCGTGTTCGAGATTCTCGATACGCAACCGACAATCAAAGATGCGCCGGACGCGCGCGTTCTGCCGCCGGTGCACGGCGAGATCGTGTTCGATGATGTTTCGTTTGAGTACGAAACCGGTCAGGGAGTGTTGCACAACATTGCGCTTGCTATCCAACCGGGCGAGATCGTGGCGCTGGTTGGTCCGAGCGGGGCAGGTAAAAGTACGCTGTTCAATCTCATACCGCGCTTTTACGACCCGACATCCGGGCGGGTGCTGATCGACGGGTATGATCTGCGTGATGTGACGCAGCGCAGTCTGCGGGAGCAGATCGGTCTGGTTCCGCAGGAAACGATGCTGTTCGGCGGGACGATCCGCGAGAATATCGTCTATGGGAAACTGGATGCGAGCGGAGAGGAGATCATCGCGGCGGCAAAGGCTGCGAATGCGCACGATTTCATCATGGCGATGCCGCGCGGATACGAGACGCTGGTGGGGGAACGCGGCATCAAGTTGAGCGGCGGGCAGCGTCAGCGGATCGCTATTGCTCGTGTGATGCTGAAGAACCCGCGCATTCTGCTGCTCGACGAAGCAACCAGTTCACTCGATAGCGAGTCGGAGGCGCTGGTGCAGGAAGCGTTCGAGCGCCTGATGCGCGGGCGCACGTCGGTCATTATCGCGCACCGTCTCAGCACCGTCTCGATTGCCCACCGGATCGTTGTGCTCAACCACGGGCGCATTGTCGAGCAGGGGACGCACGAGGAGTTACTGGCGAACCAGGGATTGTATGCGCGCCTCTATGCCTTGCAGTTCCGCGAGGGAGTGATGGTGGGGTGACGCGATGGCAGGCTGGAGGCTGATGAGGATTGAGAATCTGTTATACTACACCCTATGACGACCACCACGCCACAACCGGTTCCCCTCACTGACGCCGACGCCGACCCGTTCCGCTACGGGTGGCGTCTCGTGCCGCGTCCCACCCCCGATAATCCCCATCACCTCGAACAGGTGCCGCTTACTCTTGACGACGTGCTCCATCCTGAAGTGGGAGACTTCATTGTGCACAGCGATCGCCACGAGACCGACCGGATGTACCTCACCGCTGTGCTGCGCGCGCGCCTGGAGCCGTCCCGTCGGGCGATTGTGCTCAGCGACGTGCGCATTGCGTGGGACCTCCCCGACCTGCGCGCACACGGACCGGACGTGATGGTCATCCCCGGCGTGCGCAAACGGCGCAACTGGAGCACGTTTGAGGTGGCGGTCGAACGGGCGCGCCCGGCGCTGATCATTGAGATCGTCTCGCTGGATGCGCGTGAGAACGATGTGGTGATCAAGGTGGAGCAGTACGCGCGGGCGGGAGTGGCGCAGTACGTGATTGTGGACGATACGGGGCGAGGCGGGACGCGACGGTTGCGTCTGCTCGACTATCGCCTGGAAGGTACGGCGTACCGGTTGCAGGCGCCGGACGCCGACGGGCGGGTGCATCTGGCGATTGCCGACGTATGGCTCGGAATACGGCGCGACCACGTGGTCTGCTATGACGCGGCGGGGCGGGAGATCGGGGACTATGTGACGGTGGTGCGGCAGGCGGCGAAGGCGGAAGCGCGGGCGAAGCAGGCGGCGGTGCGGGCGAAAGAAGCGGCAGCACGGGCGCGGCAGGAAGCAAGAGCGCGGGAAGCCGAAGCGCGCGCACGGGTGGAGGCGGAGGCGCGCGCGCGGCAGGAAGCCGAAGCGCGGGAAGCCGAAGCACGGGCGCGGGCGGAAGCCGAAGCGCGTCTGCGCGCGCTACGCGAGCGTCTGCGAGCGCTGGGAATTGAACCAGACGATGCATTGTGACGACAGCTTGTGGCGCTCCATCGCACTGGTCAATCCCTGATTATTGAGACGGTTGTGAGCGATGTTGCATTGCTGGCGAAAACAGTGCATGTCGTGAGGAGATCAGTCCCCCTCATTTGGAGAACATCTTCCCGATCTGACCAGAACAATATTCCTTTCGCAGATGAACCACACCTGATATGATAGTGTGGTATGCATATTCATTGTCATATTCGTTGAAGGCAGAAGGAGGTTCCTATGAACAGCAGTGGACCGGTCAGTCAATTTCTGCGCCATCACTTTCGTCATTTCAACGCCGCAGCGCTGATCGATGCCGCCGAAGCATATCGCGCGCACCTCGACAAGGGCGGGAAAATGATGGTCACGCTTGCCGGGGCAATGAGTACTGCTGAACTCGGTCTCTCGCTGGCAGAGATGATCCGTCAGGACAAAGTGCATGCCATCTCGTGCACCGGCGCCAATCTGGAAGAGGATATCTTCAACCTGATCGCCCACGATTTTTATGAGCGCGTGCCGCATTATCGCCACCTCACCCCTGAGCAGGAGCAGGAGTTGCTGGAGCGCCACATGAATCGCGTCACCGACACCTGCATTCCTGAAGAAGAAGCGATCCGTCGTCTGGAAGGGGCGTTGATCGAAGAATGGACGCGCGCCGACCAGACGGGAGAGTCCTTTTTTCCGCACCAGTTCCTCTATCGAATCCTGCGTTCAGGCGCGCTGAAACAGTACTATCAGATCGATCCGCGCGACTCGTGGGTCTACGCGGCGATGGAGCGTGACCTGCCGATCTATGTTCCGGGTTGGGAAGACTCGACGACCGGCAATATCTATGCTGCGCACTGCATTGCTGGCGACATCAAGAATGTGCATACCGTGCGCGGCGGGATCGAGTACATGATCGACCTGGCTGACTGGTATACCAGAACCTCAGCCAGACATTCGATCGGATTCTTCCAGATCGGCGGCGGAATTGCGGGGGATTTCCCGATCTGTGTGGTGCCGATGCTGCACCAGGACCTGCGTCGCACCGATGTGCCGGTGTGGGGCTATTTCTGCCAGATCAGCGATTCGACGACCAGTTATGGTTCGTATTCGGGTGCAGTACCGAATGAAAAGATCACCTGGGGCAAACTGGCAGTCGATACACCGAAGTTTATCATCGAGTCGGATGCAACAATCGTTGCTCCGCTCATCTTTGCTCTGGTGTTGGGATGGTGATTCCTTCCTGCGTGTACTGTTGATCAGGTGTCTGATGCTAGAGCCGGATAAACTAAAATAGCCTTACAACGCCGCCCAACACGCGCTTGCACCTGACGCTGCTCTGCTGCGCCTGGCAGCGCAGGTGGAGCGCTAACCGTTGGGTATTGCGCGATATAGCAGTGCTCAGATACGTTGACCCTTGCCTGGATTTCTGGAGCGTTCGATCTTCGTGCGCCTCCGGCGGGCTGATGGTCTTTGAACAATTACTCCGGTATAGCCCGCGCAGGCGGGCTTCGCCTTGGCTAGCCGAGGGCTGATGGTCTTTGAACAATTACTCCGGTATAGCCCGCGCAGGCGGGCTTCGCCCTGGCTAGCCGAGGGCTTCAGCCCCACGGCTAGCGCGGGATAATTGTGCGCTTTCCTTCTGCTGTAAATGACCCCGATCGTCTAAAAAGCTTCGCAGGCATCACCCTTGTTGACGCAATGCTAACATACTATCAAGTAACGATCGGGGGTATTAACGGACGTGGAAATACTGCGAGCACCGACGTGTCTCTCTGCATTGGAGACAGTGGAGTGGCGAACGCGGGAGGTATTGACTCTGTCCGGCAGCATCTAAAGCTGTATCTCAAGTAAATCGGCAATAAGGATATGTTTCAGTGCGTCGCAGCACATATTGAACCATTACTTGTTTTTTTGCCACGTTGAACATTTATACCATCATATAGGAGGCGAATTATGATCACTCGAGATAAGGTCTACTTCAGCCTTGCGATGGTCACTTGCATCATTCAAGCGACTGGCTTACTTGTCACTCTTGCGGGCAGTGTAGTAGATGAAGGTCGGGGTTTCTACATATTCTGGATCAGTATCTGCATAGCAGTTCTACTGCATGGATTTATTTTAGCAACCTCATCTCGTTCTTTCGTACTATCCTCTAAGTATGCTGTGTCCGCCGTCTTAATCAGCACAGCATCCTTGGTTGCTATTATATTTCTATTCCTTATCAAAATGTAGTCGAGGTTAAAGGAGGCTTGAAGGTGTATCCTTGTTTCTGTAAATTGAGGGAACGGGCCTGACCGAGAATGGCGGGTTCGGGTGTATCCTTGGCGTTGCTAAGAGCGTGATCAAAAACTAACATCTCGGATAGAGCCGATTCAGGAGCATTGCAATAGAACCGAGATAAAGAAAGGCTTCGCTTGATTCTGGGTTGCGGTTGTTGCGGCGAATAATTATTCGCCGCAACAACCGATTGCGTCCCGCCCACGCAATCGAGCGTTCCACCACCCATCGCTTCGGAATGACCGCAAATCCCGTTTGTCCAGGCGGTTTTTCAATAACATTCAGGCGTATCGCCGTGTTCTGTTGCAGCCATTCATCTAACCCTTTTTTGTATCCCTCATCCACGCGAATCTCGCGCATCCGGGGAAATGAGTGATGATGCGCGGCGAGAAGCCACTCGGCGCCTTCAGTAGACTTCATCAAGATTCGTTTTGATTTTTGGACTGCTTTTTGCGTTTCAGCCAAATTCGGAAGTTATGCAGCCCGCAACATGTTTCCATGACCATATCCCGAAATTCGGAACAACTGAAGCGGATAATGTCGTGAATGATTCGATACCGCTTGATATCGCCGATAACATGTTCAATACGAACGCGAACGGATGAGATACGCCGGTTTTCCTCCTTTTCCTGCGGCGTGAGGGTTCCATTGCGCGGCTTCTTCTTTGGCTGCATAATCT
Encoded here:
- the nifJ gene encoding pyruvate:ferredoxin (flavodoxin) oxidoreductase, with product MKRSWVTLEGNEAAASIAYRLSEVIAIYPITPSTPMGELADAWAAAGKPNLWGTTPLVIEMQSEGGAAGACHGALQRGALTTTFTASQGLLLMIPNMYKIAGELTSTVFHIAARSIATHALSIFGDHQDVMATRQTGWALLASSSVQEAHDLALVAHAATLKARVPFLHFFDGFRTSHEINKIEQLTDDDLHAMIDPALIAAHRMRALTPDQPVIRGTAQNPDVYFQARETVNPFYAATPGIVQETMDRFAQLTGRAYHLFDYTGAPDAERVIVIMGSGAETARETATFLAERGEKVGVVSVRLYRPFSVAHFVAALPTTVQRIAVLDRTKEPGSSGEPLYLDVVTAMAESGRHLPVIGGRYGLASKEFTPAMVKAVFDELAKDQPKNHFTVGIIDDVSHTSLDVDQSFSIESPRTVRCLFYGLGADGTVGANKNSIKIIGEETNNYAQGYFVYDSKKSGSMTVSHLRFGPDPIRAPYLIERANFVACHQFSFLERIDVLKAAEPGAVFLLNSMYGPDEVWYHLPREVQDDIVRKKLKFYVIDGDRVAKESGMGRRVNTVMQTAFFAISGVLPREDAIAEIKRSIKKTYGKRGEAVVQQNYRAVDAALAHLYQVDVEKFAGFRSPFTRRPPVPEQAPEFVKEVLAPMIAYEGDSLPVSKLPVDGSFPTGTAAWEKRTIALEVPVWEPDICIQCGKCAYVCPHAVIRTKVYEPALLEGAPETFLSAEARFKEFPGYKYTLAISSEDCTGCGLCVEVCPAKDKRQVGRKAINMKPLVEVREREVRNWNFFLSIPDVPRTSLHVGSIKNSQLLQPLFEFSGACAGCGETPYIKLLTQLFGDRLLIANATGCSSIYGGNLPTTPYTKNAEGRGPTWCNSLFEDNAEFGLGMRLALDQQIEHVRELLPLFAPVVGQDLVDALLNADQSTEAGIAAQRERVELLKQRLHTLDRSQFPDVVEREHELLSLADVLVKKSVWIVGGDGWAYDIGYGGLDHVLASGYKVNVLVLDTEVYSNTGGQASKSTPIGAVAKFAAKGKSSPKKDLGLIAMAYGNIYVARVAMGADDVQTLRAFMEAEAYDGPSLIIAYSHCIAHGIDMRKGLDQQKLAVQTGYWPLYRYNPSLAAEGKNPLIIDSKDPSLPLEKFIYNETRYRMLVQSDPERAEMLLHQAEASVRARWQHYKELAALSEVRAERDGH
- a CDS encoding cyclase family protein, translated to MCPPETLASMRSPEISRRNLLKFGLGAAVAAALPVGSAHAATVRRTTFRNVADLTHVLGTQFPLFPGAAPFRIQQAVSHDKDGYYGSILTYWEHSGTHMDAPVHFAPNGLFVDQLRIENLVVPAVVINITEKVRRDPDAVVTPDDIRAWERRYGRIPDNAAVLMASGWGARAGSVEAFRNTDSSGVMHFPGFGKEAIDFLLTERRISGIGVDTLSLDHGPSTTFAVHYTILPTNRWGLENLANLESIPPSGATLFVGAPKIASGSGGPTRVMAVW
- a CDS encoding haloacid dehalogenase, coding for MNAIETVVAAAVAQIEASHTAREQALTLARALTRQCANAIRAVHRREFTEAAALLAEASASARALRESLADHPDLLYAGYSQDALKEYAEAALVYAFLHGDPPPDAASLGVDAAAYLNGLAEAASELRRAILDSMRAGATAHGVALLAIMDDIYSLLITIDYPEAVTGGLRRTTDALRAVLERTRGDVTAAIRQDHLIAALEAFEQRLDRLQAATLPRNTPLEQSDGG
- a CDS encoding adenylate kinase family protein, with protein sequence MTAALNIVLLGPPGAGKSTIAEELVHQLPLVPISTGALLRAEIGARTRIGREVAPLLERGDLAPDSLMDRVLRARLETLDPDEGILLDGYPRTMRQALGLAAMLADCDRTLHMVIAIEVSDEEVVRRLGGRRICEGAGEPFPVHIDDLASIMRCRERGGRLVQRDDDRPEIVRQRLIAYHQQTAPLIAYYAGQGLLRRIDGAGAPADVARRALAVIGEELRTGS
- a CDS encoding ABC transporter ATP-binding protein, which translates into the protein MDVIPVRTVDWRRLLHYLHPYRRHMLGALLALAGASAINLGFPLVIVQLLEAVLQQGDQTLLTNLTLALIVLFFVQAFLTFLQGYILNVVGERIVLDMRVQLYRHLHTLSLSFFASQRVGEIVSRISSDVTQVRSILTNNVTQFLSSIVALFGAIIIVFLLNPRLVGFVLALAISVVTVAAVFGRWLQRFSTRVQDELADATVAVEEGLQGVRVVKSYVRESYETGLYERAMQRTLKAALRLALLRSAFGGLMAFLGFSGIAAILWFSGSEVLAGRMSFATISGFLIYAITIGASLAQLSGLYGQFREAVGAVRRVFEILDTQPTIKDAPDARVLPPVHGEIVFDDVSFEYETGQGVLHNIALAIQPGEIVALVGPSGAGKSTLFNLIPRFYDPTSGRVLIDGYDLRDVTQRSLREQIGLVPQETMLFGGTIRENIVYGKLDASGEEIIAAAKAANAHDFIMAMPRGYETLVGERGIKLSGGQRQRIAIARVMLKNPRILLLDEATSSLDSESEALVQEAFERLMRGRTSVIIAHRLSTVSIAHRIVVLNHGRIVEQGTHEELLANQGLYARLYALQFREGVMVG